In Prevotella sp. oral taxon 475, one DNA window encodes the following:
- a CDS encoding restriction endonuclease subunit S produces the protein MQTAYHTYSSYQPLFHKSRRINDNLEQQAQALFNEMFPHITEGENMIGDLIMPKRGKGLLSKNAIKGDILVVAGGIEPATYHNQANTTAPVLTIAASGANAGYINLWHIPVWASDSSYIDDSITPNVYFWYIMLKKRQKEIFDAQVGSAQPHIYPKHIAELPMNVVFVEKIAEYNEIVTPIFEKKGQLFLESKRLTSLRDTLLPKLMSGELKINDINN, from the coding sequence ATGCAAACAGCATATCACACATATAGCTCATATCAACCGCTATTTCATAAAAGTAGGCGGATAAATGATAATTTAGAGCAACAGGCTCAGGCTTTGTTCAACGAAATGTTTCCCCATATTACTGAAGGAGAAAATATGATAGGGGATCTAATTATGCCTAAACGCGGAAAAGGACTCCTTTCCAAGAATGCAATAAAAGGAGATATACTAGTAGTCGCTGGAGGTATAGAACCTGCAACATACCATAACCAAGCTAATACGACAGCTCCTGTTTTAACAATAGCAGCATCAGGAGCTAATGCTGGGTATATAAATTTATGGCATATTCCTGTTTGGGCCTCAGATTCTTCTTACATTGATGATTCGATAACTCCAAATGTATATTTTTGGTATATCATGCTAAAGAAAAGACAAAAGGAAATATTTGATGCACAAGTAGGTTCTGCGCAGCCACATATTTATCCTAAACATATAGCAGAACTGCCCATGAATGTTGTCTTTGTTGAAAAAATAGCAGAATATAATGAGATTGTTACACCTATATTCGAGAAAAAAGGACAACTTTTTCTCGAAAGTAAGCGTTTAACATCACTTCGTGATACGCTTCTTCCCAAACTGATGTCTGGCGAGCTGAAAATTAATGATATAAACAACTAA
- a CDS encoding restriction endonuclease subunit S: MEEWRKYKLKDFIEFNPKEKVPQGELCRKISMDQITPFTRFVESNIYEVYKGGAKFRNYDTIMARITPCLENGKTAYISSLHPEEVAVGSTEYIVLRKRENISDSKFIFYLAISPIVRDIAIKSMVGSSGRQRVQQDVLENYEIPIPSLPMQKNIAHILSVLDDKIELNKRINDNLEQQAQALFKSWFVDFEPFLREEFFKSDSLFGDIPVGWHIVAIKDLSVYITDYVANGSFASLRENVRLYDKPNYAHFIRNTDLKAESYKMYVDKHSYEFLSKSVLEGGEIIISNVGDVGSVFLCPKLEKPMTLGNNIILLRPKKDYLTLYLYMLFKGGIGQHLIDGVTGGSAQRKFNKTDFKSIKVMMPPVNILIKFDRIVKPIFSKIEENRDEISRLTSLRDTLLPKLMSGELKINDINN, from the coding sequence ATGGAAGAGTGGAGAAAATATAAGTTAAAGGATTTTATAGAATTTAATCCCAAAGAAAAAGTACCCCAAGGAGAACTCTGTAGAAAGATTTCTATGGATCAAATAACTCCGTTTACTCGTTTTGTAGAATCTAACATATATGAAGTATATAAGGGAGGAGCAAAATTTAGAAACTATGATACTATTATGGCACGTATCACACCATGCTTAGAAAATGGGAAAACTGCTTATATTTCATCGCTACATCCTGAAGAAGTTGCCGTTGGCTCAACTGAGTATATCGTTTTGCGGAAGCGAGAAAACATTAGTGACAGTAAATTTATCTTCTATTTAGCTATATCTCCAATTGTTCGTGACATTGCGATAAAATCTATGGTTGGCTCATCTGGTAGACAAAGAGTTCAACAAGATGTATTAGAAAATTATGAAATTCCTATACCATCGCTACCTATGCAAAAGAATATTGCTCACATTCTTTCTGTATTAGATGATAAAATCGAGCTTAATAAACGGATAAATGATAATTTAGAGCAACAGGCTCAGGCGTTGTTCAAGTCGTGGTTTGTGGATTTTGAGCCCTTCTTAAGAGAAGAATTTTTCAAATCAGATTCTCTCTTTGGAGACATTCCTGTAGGATGGCATATTGTAGCAATAAAAGATCTATCTGTTTACATAACAGATTATGTTGCTAATGGTAGCTTTGCTTCATTAAGGGAGAATGTACGACTATACGATAAGCCGAATTATGCACATTTTATTAGAAATACAGATTTAAAAGCTGAATCTTATAAAATGTATGTTGATAAACATTCTTATGAATTTCTTTCAAAGTCTGTATTAGAGGGTGGTGAAATAATTATATCGAATGTTGGTGATGTTGGTAGTGTCTTTCTCTGTCCAAAATTGGAAAAGCCAATGACTTTAGGAAATAATATTATACTTCTTAGACCTAAGAAAGACTATTTGACGCTTTATTTGTATATGTTATTTAAAGGTGGGATTGGACAGCATCTTATTGATGGTGTTACGGGTGGATCTGCCCAAAGGAAGTTTAATAAGACTGATTTTAAGTCTATAAAAGTTATGATGCCACCTGTGAATATACTTATTAAATTTGATAGAATTGTAAA